The Mycobacterium sp. SMC-4 sequence AGGGTGTTCAGGGGCGCCCTCCTGGACCACGCGCATGACTCGCCCGACGAACTGGATGTAGGGGGCGAGACTGCGAAAGGGTCTGAAGATTGCCGCGACGCTGAGGCGCGGATGGTCGAAGCCCTCACCGAGCATCTGGACCTGCACGATGCAGTCGAGGTGGCCTTGCCGCAGCCGCTCGATGACGGCGTCCTGGTCGTCGGGGTCCATGTCCGAGTGGATCGCGGCGGCTCGGTAGTTGCACTCGTTGTAAAGGCTGGCGACCTGCCGGGCGTGATCGACGGAGCATGCGGCGGCGATGATTTGGTGCTGGATCCCCGATTGCGCCCTCATGCGGTCACATTGCTGGATGCTGGCCTCGACGATGTGTCGGTTGCATTCAGGGCTCAGAGCGACGCCGCGGCGAAACCACGCCTCTTCGCGCAACTCAAGGACCTCTTCAAGGGTGTGGCGACGGTTGTCGTCGGCGTAGGTGAAGTAGATCTCGGCAGGTGCGACGTTGCGGGAGTGGATCTGCTTGATGTAGCCGTTGACCATCGCCCGAGTGAACGGATAGCGGTAAACGACCTCGCCGTGAAGTTGCTGTTGATCGGAGCGAAACGGTGTCGCGGTCAGGCTGACGACCTTCGCGTTGGGAAACCGCCGGAACACCTTCTGCCAGCTCTCTGCGGCGGCGTGGTGGCCTTCGTCGACGAGGATCATGTCGAAGAAATCTTCAGGGAACTGGGGAAGCCAGCGGTCGGCCTGGCTGGCCAGCTGCTGGATGTTGCAGACAACGAAGTCGCTTTCGATCGCGTCGTGGAGGTTGGCGTTCGGCCCATCTAGCACGGCCATCCAGGGTCCGGCGGTGAAGTCGGACAGCACCCGGCACTTGGCCCAGAAGCACTGCGGGCTGGTGATGTCGACAGCGTCGGCGACGCCTTTTCGGATGGTGAGGTTCGGCGTGATGACCAGGACCCGCCCCCGGGCGATACCAAAGGGCAGCGTGGCCATGATGCCCGTCTTGCCGCAGCCGACAGGGATTTGAACGATCGCTGGACTGCTGTCGCCGGCGAAATGCTCCCGCACCTGTCGGTGAGCGTCCCGCTGCGGTTCCCGAAGCGCGACGTTGACTTCGATGTCAGCGTTCGCGGTGGCGAACACACTGCTGTCGCCGCCGCGAGCGGCGGCTTCCTCAGCGCGTCGGTACTGCAGCCGAAAGGGTTCCAGGTCGGCTTGGCGGTAGTAGCGGTAATTGCTGCCGGGCCGCCGTACCGCACTGAGTGTGCCGTCGCGATCCCAACGCCGAAGGGTCTGCGCAGAAACGCCCAGGTAGGCGGCCGCGTCAGCGACCTTTAGAAAATCTTCATCAGGCATACATAACACTATACAACATTGATCAACACATCCAACCTGATTCGATGATGGGCGCAACGTTCGGACGTCCGGGCCTTCGTTGTCGTCGTCAGGTGGTGTAGGAGTCGAGTTGTCCGTAGAGCAGAGCGATCGTCGATTCCTGTTCGGCGAGCTTGGTTCTCAGCGTGCGGATTTCGGTATCTTTGGCCGCCAGTTGGGCGCGCAGTGCGGCCAAGATGCTGGTCTCGCGTGTCGTGGAGGCGTTGTCGGGGGTTGAGGGGTGGTGGCGGTAGGCGTCGATGACGGCAACGAGGTCGTCGTGTTTGTAGACGGTCTTGCGTTGCACGCCGGCGCGGGCGGCGACGGTCGAGATATTGATGGGGGCGTTGATTTTGCGTAGGTGTTTGATGGCCTGTTCGATGTCGCGGCGCTTGTCCTCGGAAACGGTCTCGCGGTATTTGGCCAGGGCCTGGCGGGCATTGTCCGACGGTGGCGGGGGGCGTTGTCTCATCCGGGGGTGCCGGGGTCGGCTTTGCGCAGGACCGATTCGTGGCTGCCGCGCGTCTTGATCTGCAACAGGGGTAGTCGGTTGGTGGTTCCGGCCCCGGCGACACTGGTGCCGTGTTCGGCGGCGCCGGTCTCGGCGCGGAGGCGTTCGATGATGGCGTCCAGGGAAGCGATCTCTCGGCGTCGTTCGTGGATCCACACGTTGTCGTCGGTCAGTTCGCGGCCGCTCCGTCGTCGATACTGTTCGCGGCGCACATCGATCAGGGTCAGGGTTTTGGCGCGTTGATCGACGAGTTCGTTGAGATGGGTGGTGTCGGTGGCGAAATGCCCACATGACAGACATGCGTTGCCCTTGTCGCAGGTCTTCAGCGGCGGCAGCAGGCACACACCGTTGGGTAGGATCCGGTCGGTGCGCGCTGCGAGTTGGGTCATGTCGTAGATATCGGAGGGGCTGATCGCGATGTCGGTGCCGTGTGCGCCGATCTTTTTGTGCCGCAGGAACTCTGATTCCGCTGTGGCAGCCAGTGTCGCAGCGTAGCGCAGTGTCATTTCCGGGGAGGCGTGCCCGAGGTAGCGCTGCACGACGTGGATCGGCACGCCGTCGTTGAGTAGTTCGGTGGCGCGGGTGTGGCGCAGCCGGTGGGTTTGGCTGAACCGTAGTGGGTGCCCGGCCGAATCGGTCAGGCCGTGGATGTTGTCGAGTCTGTTCAGTGTCACGCCGTAGGACTGGTAGGTGCGGGGCCGCTGCCCCTGATGCTGGTGGCGCAGTCCGAGGAACAGGTACTTCGGGCTCAGATCGGGGTAGCGTCGGCGGATCCAGGCTTGCTGCTCACTGATCACGTTGACCACGGCCTGCTCGACCAGGATGGTGGGCAACACTCCGTCGACTTTGGTCTGCTGGTAGCGCAGTTTGGCGACGAACGCGTCGGGATCGTCGGAGTCGGTGGGGCGTTCCTGGCCCGGGATCGATGACAGTGGGTCGAAGTCGAGCATCAGGATCTCCGAGGCCCGCCGCCCGGTCAGCGCTTGCAGCAGCCACACCCGCGCGGCCTGCGGGTCGCCGAGGCCGGCGACGACTGAGATGGTGGCATCGGGATGGGTGATGGCCACCGGCATGCCGCGATCGGCGGCCAGTACGTCGAGGTAGCACAGCATCTGCTGCAGTTCCGAGGTGGAGAACCAGGTCAGTTCCCGGTACCGGTTGGCGCGGCGGGTCCGAAACGCCGCACCCCACAGCCGGGTGTAGGTGTCGGTGATCTGCGCCCACCGTGGATCGCCTGTCGCAGCGGCCGCCTCCTCAGCGTGATCGACCATGAATGCGTAGAACACCTGGGTTTGCGACTGAGTCGTGTCCACCGCGGACGCTGACAGCAGCCTCTCTGGTTTGACCGCTGCGGCTGGGGATTTCAGGTAATCGGAGAACTCGGTGAACAGCAGCCGCAGCGTGGCGCGGTTGTCGGTGAGCAGCGGGTCGGTGATGTTGCGGTCGGCCAGGAACGGACCAAAGTGCCTGGCCATGTCGCGGGCACGCTCGGCTACCGACGACCATCGCAGCAGTTCACCGGTCAGCGAGGTGCGCAGCCAGAACCGCACACCCTCGCGTAGCCATTGCGGTTGGATCGCCGAAAGTTTGACGACTTTGTCGTGGCTGGGTTCGTGTTCGCGTTGCGGGATTCGGGGGTCGGCCCGCAGGTCCCAGATGTCGTGGGCCCACCACGGTGTGTCGGTGCAGCGCACAGACACATGAAGATGCAGGTGCTCGATGAAGCTGGTGACTTGGCGTCTTGCCCCCGGTGAGGGCAGGCGAGTGTTGCGGCGCTCGAACCGCAGCACGGCGTGGCGCACGATGTCCTCGGCTGCCAGGTGGGCGATGCTCACCGGGGCGCAGCGATGATGCTGCTGGTATTCGGCGGCCGTGTCGGTGAGGGCGCGGCCTGTCCACTTCAGAAGCGACGGTTCGATTTTGCGGATGCCTTCCTGGCCGCACAGCCACACCCACCACGCCATCTCCTGGCAGAAACGTTGCGGCACGTCGGTCGGGGTGAAGTCATGTCCCTGTGGGCTGTTCAGGTAGCGCTGGTTGCGCAGAAAAACCATGTCGGCGGGCGCGGTGTCGATGCGGTAGCGCAAGGTGCGCCACTGTTCAGGCACCTGCTGCCATTGCCGAGTCCACGCCGTGGCCGTCGCTGAGTCCGCAGCCACGGTGCGACTGTCATGGGGTCGTGTCATGGCTCACCTTCCAGCCGGCGACGTAGTTCTTCCACTCAGCGACCGAACGCATCTCGGCGTCGGCGGTCACCCAGCCATAGATCGACAGGGTGGTCTGCACGTCGGCGTGGCCGAGGCGGCGCATCACCACGTGCTCACGCACGCCGGATAACAGCAAGGCGGAGGCATGGGTGTGACGCAACCAGTGCGGAGTCCAGTCCTGCGGCAACACATCAGCGCGGGAGGCGGTGATGGTGTCGACCTTGTCGTAGATGGTCTCCGGGCGCAGTGGTGCATACCGCTGGCCGCGGGCCAGGTTCACGAACACGAAGTGCGCCGCCAGGTCGGCGACCGCGACATCGGCACCCCACCCAACCAGCTGCCACACGTACTCACTGTAGAGAGCGACCAGGTCATCACCGATGTAAATGCGCCGCGCACCGGACTTGGCGCGGACACCGTGCGGATGGTCATCACGGCCGGCAACCAGAATCGACGGGGTGCCGCCGCCGCTGATATGGAAATCGTTGTGGCGCAGCGATAATGCCTCGCCCATCCGCATCCCGGTCTCGGCCAGCACAGCGAAGAATAAACGATCGCGCAAACCCGCCGCGCTGCCCGTCCACTCACCGGATGCTGACTGCACACTGCAGCCGTCCAGGATGGCGTTGACCTGAACCGGCAACAGCACCGGTGTCTCGGTGCGATTGGGTGCGCGACGGCGGTGCAGCGGCACGTCACACTCACGTTGAGGCCCGATGCCGGTCAGAGTGGGAGCGTAGCGGCGCCGGGAGGTCCGGGCATGGGAGGAAAACAAGCGACGATAAGGGCGGTCCAAATCGTGGGCGTCGGCGAAATAGCGGTACATCGACAACACCGCAGCGCCCCGCGGCTGCAGCGACGACTCGGCCATCCCTGGCTCGGGGTCGCCGATGCGGGCAGTGCCCGGGAGATCCCCGGTGCGCAGATACGACAGGAACTGCCCGAACAGGCTCGTAGGAAAGTCATCCCAGGCGGTGTTGGTGTGTTCGAGCACCGTCCACCACGCCGACAACCCGTAGGCGTAGGCCCGCACGGTATTCGGGGATGCGCCCCGGTCGGCGAGGAACCGCAGATACTCCCGAGCAGGACCAACAGGCAGCTGGTCGCCGCCGACCACCGTGTAGGTGTCTGGCCGGTCCGGGAAGCGCAACCGCTGCACCCGCGCCACCCTCAGCAGCCTCCCGTGGTGTTCACGGGGTCTTACCCCGGCGGAAGTCGTCGAGCCGGACCACCTGCGGCCTGAGCTCAGGCGCAGAACTGCCCGCGCCGCTGGAGCCGACGCTTGCGGCCACCGGGTGCCGATCAGTCCCAGGGGAAGGGCGTTGAGTCGCCAGAAACCAATCGAGCAGATCCGGTGGGAAGATTAGCGACTCGCGAGCGGCCAGCATCGGCACAGACGCGCCGCCGTAGCAGCGTTCCACCCACTTGCGCAGCAGCCGGGGCCGTTCGGGATCGCGTTCGTTCCACCCCGGCTCCGTCATGCCCCAGGTGTGACCCGTCTCAGGGTTGATCCGCGAATGTAGTTGTGTGGTCAGCATTTTCGCGCGACTGGCATCAATCAAGCCAGAGTCCCGCATGTGCATGATCAGCGAACCCAGCGACAATCCCCACTTGTCCTTGAGCGGTTTGAGGTTCAACAGCGACATCACCCGCGGCAGTTCCGGCGCGATCGCCGCGACCGGCGCCAACAACTCGGTGGCAAACCGGTTGGCTTCAAGCTCTTCGCTGGAGTTGACCGAACAGTACGCGCGACTGTGCAGTACCAAATGCCCCAACTCGTGGGCCACGGTGAATCGGGTCCGTTCCCACGACTCCGTTTCACGCAACACCAACAGCGGGCGGTCCCGGTGTCGTCCCACCCAACTCGAATAGCCCAGGTGCTTCTCGTCACGCGCCCGCCCTGCCGTAGCCGCGAACTCACTCTCCCATTCCCCGGGAGCCCGGCGCCGCACGATTACCGGGGCGCCGAGCCGCTCAGCTTCATACATCAAATCGTCCAGCGGCTCATCGGGTTCCAGGCCCATCGCCTCACGCAGCCGCCCCGCGGCCTGGACAACACTGGGCCGGCGCGGACCCTCATCGCTCACCGAGGGGATCTTCACCGGCGGCAGTTTCGACTGCTCATCCAGGTCGCCCAGAAAATCGCCGGCCAGCGAGGCGAACGTCGCCAAGAAGTCCTGCTCACCGACCGTCATCGACTTCGGCGCCCGGAAAAGCAATTCACCCGCCGATACCCGAGACTGCGGCTCTGAACTGAAAAACCTTGCAGGGAAACGGAAAATCTCCGCCAAACGAGCTACCTCATCGAAGGACAACACGATGGTCGGTGACTTCTCTATCTTCGTCTGCCGGGCGTTGCTCCAACCCGCAAGGCCCACCACAGACGTTGCCGTCATCCGTCGCAAAAGACGGGCCTGCCGGACCCGTGCACCAAAAACCTCAATCATCGTGCGCTCGATTCAACATCACCCGGTTGAGGACCCCTCATGCACCCAACACTGTGCATGAGGGCTACGACGATTCCGGTGGTGCTTCCTCCTGCGTGTCCTCGGTGACTCCGTCGATACCGGCGAAATCCTCGTCGCGGCGACGCCTTCCAGACGTTCCCTGCCCTGCGGCCATGGCGAGTACATCCCTCATGGAGACCGTCTTGGAGCGCTGCTCCATGATCGGCGCCGGCAGCGGCGTACTGGCGTAAAGAACCTGAACCTTGTCGGTGAGCACACCCGCAGCCAGCACCGCACCCCCCAGGCCCAGACTGCCCGGCCACCACAACACGTACTGCCGATAACCCGGCGGCTCCGGAATGCCATCCTCGCCGCCGATAGGATGACCCAACTCCTCCTCGAGGCTCAGCTGATCCCCGCCCGGCACATACGGCACCGGTTCGAGCAGACTGCCGTCCCAATTGCGGGGATGCTTGCGCACCCCAATCCGGGTTCCCTTTCCGTCGACCAAAACGATTCCGAACCCGTTGCCCTTGATGGCTTTTAACGTCGAATCCTCGGTCTGCCGCCGCCACCTGGAGAACAGCAACGTCTCCAGTAACGTGCACGACACCGTGATACCCCGAGGGTCCTCGCCCTGATCCACGAACCGGTCGGGAACCTCTGCTAACCGCGCACACAGATCGCCATGCGTTTCCCCTAAGACGAGGCCATGCTGTTCGACGAACGTCTCCACCAAAAGCTGGGGATTGTCGTGTAGTTCCATGGGGTGAATTTTTACCCCGGTATCCCACATCGATCGTTGCGCCACGCCGTCCAAACTCCGTATTTTTCTGGCCGTCCACACCTAATAGGATACATGTCTCTGTAGAAATATACGCAGCTAGACACGTATTTTCGATCAACATATTTGAATTATCCCCAGATAAGCGGTGCTCGCTATGGGGCCTGAGGATGCCATGGATGCATACCTTGCGAACAGCCCAGGGCAGCGGATCGTGGGATCTGGCGGTATCGTGCGTCATCACCTGCCCGCCGGGCCGGGTTGTGAGCACTTCCGGGTGGTCGCGCCCGCCGTGGTAGAGGACAAGCAGCGCAAAGGATTTGACCGTATGTGGGCGAACGTCAATAGCGACTCGCTATTCTGAGCAGATAGCAGTGTGCCTGCGCGGTCGAGTCCCCCGTCGGCCAGAGACGCGGGCGCACTGCTATCCCGCTGTCGAACTGACCCGAGATGATGGGCTCAGCGGCTTCGTGGCGGCGAGTGGGGGATTCAGATCCTACGAATTCTTGGTGGTGGTTAGTTGCTGCGCAGAATGTCGGTGACGCGGTGTTGCACAGCCGTCCACTCCTCGGGTGAGAGCGCGGCGATCTCCGGGGTCCACCCGGCCTGGGGGTCGATGTGATGGCGCAGCTCGGTGAAGCAGGCGATCGGCGGCAGCGCACCAGTAGCGCTCAGTGTGCGGATGCGGGCAACAACGTCGTGGGCGTGGCGGTCGATGTGAAGCCAGTAGGTTGCCGGTCGGTGGGTGACCGCCGCCAGGTCGTCGTGTCGCACGTGGTGCCAGCTCAGGTAGGTCAGGCCGTTGGTCAGTCGTACGCGTGCGACGGGCTGTTGATCGTCGGCGCTGATGGCGTGGAACGGTCGGACGGCCGCTACGTAGGGAGCCGCGGCGGGAGGTGACTGGGCGCTTCGGCCTGGTGGGGAAGAGTCGAACGGTTCCATGCGGTGATGCCCTCCCTGGAGTCGCCGGTGGTTAGGAGTCGTGCGCCGGCATGCCCATGGCCTGCTCGATGCCTCTGGTGAGCGCAGCGACGGTGGTCTGCAACGGGGGCGCGATCTTGGCCAGAAAGACCACGGTGGGTGTGCGTTCGCCGGCTTCCACGCCGCGCAGGAAGATACGGTCGACACTGGCCTGGTCACTGAGTGCGCGTTGAGACAAGCCAAGGGTCTCGCGTCGCTGCGCGATGTTGCGGCCGACGACTGGCATGATCCGTGCCAGCAGCGCACGGTCGGCCTGCGCTTGCAACTCGCGAGCGGCCAGGCCGGCGCGCTTGCGTTCCTCAGCGGTGGTGGCAACGGCCTTGGTTGCAGACATGGACGGCGGTCCTTTCACGTGCGGTTTCACCACCGCGACTTCTTGCCGATAGCGTACTCGCGGTGGTGGGTGAAAGGCTACCAGCGGGCGTGGGTGAGTCACAGTGCTCACCACCTGTGGCTGGCGGGTTGTACCGCGGGTACCGTGTCGTCACGGACCGGAAATGGGCTGGCTTGCAACGGCGCTCGGTCATACGCTGGTGCGTATCGACCGTCACGGTCGTAGCCCCAGACGTCGAATCCGCGCCCGTCAAATTGGTGGATTGCCGCCGCACCAGCGCACGTCATTTCGGCGCGGCAGGCCAGGCCGTTGCGATCGACCCATTCGAGGTCGGGGCTGGTCTCGGAGATCACCCGGTCAACGATGGCTGTCTCGTCGGGCTCCAGCGGTCTGGACCGGGCGTCGACCTCTCCGAGATACCAGTGGGTGCGGTCCTGCCATTGCCGGTCGTGCTGGCGGTCGCCGTGGGCCTCGATGGCTGCACGTTTCGTGGTGTAGCGGGTGGCGGTTCGTGGCGTCCCGTGCACGTCGACTATGGCCCAGCAGCGGTCGGACTTCTTGGCTACGGTCCACGTCGTGGGCGGGTTTTCCAGGTGGTCGCGTAGCGACTTTTCGAACGCGTTGAGCTGGCTGGTGCGGATGCGTGCATGGAGGGCATCCGTGTGTTCGGCCGGGGCAGGCTGAGTGTCCATGGAGTGCAGTCCTTTCCTCGGATGCTGTGGGGATCAACAGCTTTCGCTAAGTGGATGGGTATAGACTACCACCTTTCGGATGGTTGTAGCCGCCCGATACCGTGTCCGTGAGGGTTAGGCGGGGCAGGTCTCAGGTGACCACAAGCCGCGGGCCTCGTCGGCGGCGGCGAACTCGGCGGCCTGGAATTCCGCCTGGTAGCGGTGCGGTGTGTTGAAGGTGTACTCGTTGGCGTAGCCGCCGGCAATGAGGTCTAGGTTGACCAGTTGCCCGGCGGTCGTCCAGACATACGCCAGGCCGCGGCCGTAGCGGTCGATGCGGTCTTGGCTGGGATCGTATTCGAGGTAAACCGACTGGCCGGTGAGCATCGCCTTGGTGTACTCGGAGGCCTCACGCGAGAAGCATTGAACCGGCTTGCGCGGATCAACGAGTTCAGGTGTGTCGACGCCAATCAGGCGGATAGTCGTTGGCGTACCGTCGATTTCGACCACGATGGTATCACCGTCGATGACACGTACTACAGGAAAGGGACCGTCGATCACATCGGTGGCCGGCATCGGCGGATAGGTGGCGGAAGTGGCAGTGTTCGCCGTCCACGATGAAGGGCTGTGACATCCGGCGAGGGTTATCGCGGCCGCGCCCAGGAGTGCAGCGAGTACGCGGCCGGAGGCAGATAGGGCGGTCATGAGGGCATGGTGGCCGTTCCTTACGACGGAATCCAGCGGATAGGCCAGGCGGTCAATCATGTTCTCTCCTAGTACGTCTATCGGGCGGTGGTCTTGTTGAGACTGGAGACTTTCAGCGACACGTAATACACCGGCTGCGGTCCTCGGATGGCTGGCAGTCATCGCCCCACTCGTCCTCGCTGTGCAACCCCTCCATGCGGTCTGCGCATCCCCCACAGCACCCGGCCCAGCCCTGCCCGTCATCAAGGGATTCGCGACACCCTTCATCGAACGGGTCGCGGCACGCAGCATCGTCGTCACTGATGTCGAATCCGTCGATGATCGTTGCTATGGCATCAGGGATCGATGACTGGGGGATCGCCACGGAAAGGCGTTCGAGCTGCCCTGACGTGAGCCGGAAACCTGCCCAGTCGTCGGCTTGTTCAAGTGTAATCAATTGCAGGACCGCTATATCCGGTGTACTCATAAGAATTAGTGTAGTCGATTAATAGTGGCGTGGGAACACGTTTTCGACACCATCTCCAAGGGCAGAGTAGGAAACTCGGCGCGGCCCGATCCGTTTGCGCCGACGCCACTTCTGCTGACTGCTGCAGGAGGTATGCTCGGAAGCGTGGCCGTGGTGCTTCATAGTTTGCGGGGGTTTCCCCATACTGATATTGCCGCGCGGCTACCGCTGGAGCTGTCGGTTGCCGGACGGTTGCGCTCGAATCTGCCGGGTCGGTTCTGGTTGTGTCGAGTAGCGGCCGAGATGTGGTGCAGGCTGGACGAATCCACGGAGCGGGGCCATATTAGTGAAGCCCTCTTGTCCGAGGATGGGAGTTCGTTGTGCGTGAGCGCACTGGTGGTGACCCCAGCGGCCAGCAATCAGGTTCTACAGTCCGGGATTGAGAACCTTGGCGTGCACGCTGCGGTGGTCCTCGACCCGGCAGTGGGCGAGTCAGGGGTGTTCAACGCCGCGCAGGTCGGTTACCTCGGGTGCGGGCTGTTGGACGACGCGGCACGAGTGGCAGCTCGGGTCTGAGGCAGCGCTGCCGCTGGTCAGGAGTGGCTGGACCACCAGGTGTAGAGCTGTTGCAGGGTTGGCGTCTGGGGTGTGTCGGCGCGGATTGTTGCCAGGACGAGCGTCGATGTGGTGGTCCAGGCGACCATCGGTTGGCTGGCCTGGTTGGTGCCGCACAGTAGGGTTCCGGCGATGATTTCGGGGTTGGCGTTGCGGCGCCACGCGCCCGGGGACTGGTAGCCGCCGTCGGCCCCTGGGCACACCTGCGCGGTGGTGGAGGTGGTGACGTCGGTAAATGCGGCATTGAGGTCTGCGGTGGCGTCATAGAGCGTGTAGTGCGCGGTCGTTGCCTCGGCGATGGCGGGGTGTGGCCCGCAGCGCACGCCAGCGATGGCCGGTGGCGGCTCAGTGGTCGCCGTGCAGTCCGATGGTCGATATCCAGGTGGCAGGTTGCGGCGCAGCAGTTCCGCTGCGGCTGTCGTGGTGTCATCGGAGGCGGTCGGGGCGTTCGTGGCCTCCGGCGGCTCGGGTGAGGGCCACAGCAGGATCACCCACAGCACGACCGCGATGGTGGCAACGACGGCGAAGATCGACCACAGGATCACCAGGGGGCGCTGCATTCGCGGTGGGCGTCGGATCGGTGTGATCGCGGTTGTTGGGTCGAAGCTCGCGCCCCGGTCTGATGTCTGGGAGCTGACGGATTCGCTGCGGGCGGTACCGCTGGCAGCGAGGTCGGTGGCCGGCGGCGCATACGGGTGTGGGTCATCGGCGGCAGACCAGGTGAAGAACTCGGTGAGGTCGGGAAGTGGTGCTGTGGGTGCGTCGTCGGAGGTGGGTCTCATGAGGGCTCGATTCGGTGGGCGTGAGTGCCAGCTTCCACGCATGCTCGCTTGAGGAGGTCGGCCACGTCCGTGTCGCCGCGCCGACGAAGGATGTCCTCGGGGCTTGACTGCGGGTTGTCCAGTGCGGCGGTCATGGCAGCGTACGGGTCTCGTGTATCGCGGCCGGTGAGTTGGGCGAGTTGTTCGGTGGCCGGTGCTCTCGTGTCGAGTGTGGCGATCGTGTACGTGCGGCGGTGGGTGTTGAAGGTGAGGATCAGCGTGTCCCCGACAGCGGCGTTGAGCTGTTGGGCGTGGGTGCGCAGCGAGCCGATGCGTGCGTTGTTGCTCGCGTTGGTCACCCAGGTGACGGTGATGGGTCTGTGGTCGGGATTGGTGAAGCTCTGCTGGCCGCCGAGGGCGATGTGCGCGGCCCGCGCGACGGACACGGCAATGCTGCGTCCGGATCCGCGCTGCAGTTCCGGGGTGACGGGGAGGGCAAGCCGGATGACTTGGGTGTTGGTGCGATACACACCCCGGGCCTGGTTGAGGGGTCTGCTTGCCGGGGCGGGGTCGGCGGCGGTGCGCCGGCGGCTGTGGCCATCTCGGGTGATGTATCGGGGTGTGGCGAGGTAGGTGCGCAGCGATCGTGCGCTGATGTCGGGGTATGTGGCCTGGAGGTCGTTGAGCAGCTCAGTGGTACGGACACGACCGCCATGGGCATCGATGTAGCGGGCGATGGCCTCGTTGATGCTGGTGTACTCGGGTAGCTCCCATACGCGCAGCGCCCAGGTGGTGCGGCTGGCCCGTGCGAACTCCTTGTGGTCTGAGAGCACGGTGGCCACCGAGCCGGGTGAGACAGCAAGGCCGATATCGGCACGCACCTCTTCGATGGTCAGTGGCCGTTGGTGGGCGTGCAGGACCGCGGCCGCCATCTTGGCTGTGGTTGCGGCGGTGTGGGTGATGCGGTGGCCCGCGATCGTGCTGTGGCGGTAGGTCTGGGTGAGGTAGGTGTCGATCGCGTCAGGGTGCATCCCCGCGGCCGCCAAGAGGGCAGTCAGTTCGGTAGTCCGCAGCGCTCCCGCACCCGCGGTCAAGGCGTGTCCGGCGGTAGTGTCGATGTGTTCGCGGCCGCGTGTTCCGGTGTTTTCGAGCCAGTGCAGGTGGCGACGGTAGGGACCGGCGGTATGCAACAGTAACGCTGCGGTGTCGCAGGTCAGTGTCTGACCGGTCTGGGCGAGTTCAGCGGCGGCCACCTGGGCCGGTAGGTAGGGGCCGAGTCGCTGGGCGATCCGCTCGGCGTGACGGTGCAGGGCCTCGTGTTCGGGGTGGGTAAGCAGGCCGGCGAGTTTGCGTTCGGCGCGGCGGGTCCCGCGCGACACGCTGGCTTTGGCGCAGCCGAGGATCGCTGCCACCTGGGCGGTGGGCGTGGGGTCCAGTGGAAACACTCGGGTAGTGAGGATGATGCGGGTCTCGGTGTCGAGCTGGTCGAGTAGCTTGGCGGCAGCCCCGACGGCGGTGTCTGGGTGGCTTGCTGTTGTGCTACGAATGGCGCGGCGGGCGGTATCGGTGATCGCGGCCAGGGCGCTGAGGCCGATGCCTGGTTGTGCGGTAAGGCTTTTCGAAGAGTGCGCACCGATATCTCGCCAGTAGCGATATACCTCGCTGTAGGCGGCCAGGCGTGGTGGGAGCTGGCTGTACGGGATCAGTTGATCAGCAATCACGTCGAAGTCCTCAATCAGCTCGCCCACCGGGCGCGACGAGTCTTCGACTATGGGTTCGATCATGCGGGAGCCTGGAGGTGCAGACCTACGATCGACGTTCGTGCGGTTCAGGCGTCCACCGCGTGGAGCGCCAGATACGCCGCAAGGCGGCTATCCACAGAAACCCGATCAGGATTAGCGTCGCGGCGATCATGACCGCTGGACTCCAGTTGCCTTTGAGCGTGCCTGCATACGCTATCGCCCATGCCGTAACGATCGCGAGGAAAACGAGCATTCCGATGCGGGTGTGGAGCCAGCGCTGGGTC is a genomic window containing:
- a CDS encoding transposase, translated to MRQRPPPPSDNARQALAKYRETVSEDKRRDIEQAIKHLRKINAPINISTVAARAGVQRKTVYKHDDLVAVIDAYRHHPSTPDNASTTRETSILAALRAQLAAKDTEIRTLRTKLAEQESTIALLYGQLDSYTT
- a CDS encoding tyrosine-type recombinase/integrase, coding for MTRPHDSRTVAADSATATAWTRQWQQVPEQWRTLRYRIDTAPADMVFLRNQRYLNSPQGHDFTPTDVPQRFCQEMAWWVWLCGQEGIRKIEPSLLKWTGRALTDTAAEYQQHHRCAPVSIAHLAAEDIVRHAVLRFERRNTRLPSPGARRQVTSFIEHLHLHVSVRCTDTPWWAHDIWDLRADPRIPQREHEPSHDKVVKLSAIQPQWLREGVRFWLRTSLTGELLRWSSVAERARDMARHFGPFLADRNITDPLLTDNRATLRLLFTEFSDYLKSPAAAVKPERLLSASAVDTTQSQTQVFYAFMVDHAEEAAAATGDPRWAQITDTYTRLWGAAFRTRRANRYRELTWFSTSELQQMLCYLDVLAADRGMPVAITHPDATISVVAGLGDPQAARVWLLQALTGRRASEILMLDFDPLSSIPGQERPTDSDDPDAFVAKLRYQQTKVDGVLPTILVEQAVVNVISEQQAWIRRRYPDLSPKYLFLGLRHQHQGQRPRTYQSYGVTLNRLDNIHGLTDSAGHPLRFSQTHRLRHTRATELLNDGVPIHVVQRYLGHASPEMTLRYAATLAATAESEFLRHKKIGAHGTDIAISPSDIYDMTQLAARTDRILPNGVCLLPPLKTCDKGNACLSCGHFATDTTHLNELVDQRAKTLTLIDVRREQYRRRSGRELTDDNVWIHERRREIASLDAIIERLRAETGAAEHGTSVAGAGTTNRLPLLQIKTRGSHESVLRKADPGTPG
- a CDS encoding site-specific integrase is translated as MARVQRLRFPDRPDTYTVVGGDQLPVGPAREYLRFLADRGASPNTVRAYAYGLSAWWTVLEHTNTAWDDFPTSLFGQFLSYLRTGDLPGTARIGDPEPGMAESSLQPRGAAVLSMYRYFADAHDLDRPYRRLFSSHARTSRRRYAPTLTGIGPQRECDVPLHRRRAPNRTETPVLLPVQVNAILDGCSVQSASGEWTGSAAGLRDRLFFAVLAETGMRMGEALSLRHNDFHISGGGTPSILVAGRDDHPHGVRAKSGARRIYIGDDLVALYSEYVWQLVGWGADVAVADLAAHFVFVNLARGQRYAPLRPETIYDKVDTITASRADVLPQDWTPHWLRHTHASALLLSGVREHVVMRRLGHADVQTTLSIYGWVTADAEMRSVAEWKNYVAGWKVSHDTTP
- a CDS encoding DEAD/DEAH box helicase, with amino-acid sequence MRPSSNQVGCVDQCCIVLCMPDEDFLKVADAAAYLGVSAQTLRRWDRDGTLSAVRRPGSNYRYYRQADLEPFRLQYRRAEEAAARGGDSSVFATANADIEVNVALREPQRDAHRQVREHFAGDSSPAIVQIPVGCGKTGIMATLPFGIARGRVLVITPNLTIRKGVADAVDITSPQCFWAKCRVLSDFTAGPWMAVLDGPNANLHDAIESDFVVCNIQQLASQADRWLPQFPEDFFDMILVDEGHHAAAESWQKVFRRFPNAKVVSLTATPFRSDQQQLHGEVVYRYPFTRAMVNGYIKQIHSRNVAPAEIYFTYADDNRRHTLEEVLELREEAWFRRGVALSPECNRHIVEASIQQCDRMRAQSGIQHQIIAAACSVDHARQVASLYNECNYRAAAIHSDMDPDDQDAVIERLRQGHLDCIVQVQMLGEGFDHPRLSVAAIFRPFRSLAPYIQFVGRVMRVVQEGAPEHPDNQGHIVSHVGLNNDARWSEFRELDLDDQALVRAWVDGQTDGDGGGPRARRFDGGMLVDSEILTHFVEQTYLDPTDDRVLDEMLDKDIASGLKLGDLVSRDQLRERLLTQQAAAEAPVPQAIPVSPQRARQSAKTRVNERTKSVANRILADLDLPPRGYQLMAATPGRRQYNSVIAIRRLASAINEQVGMPNGTRGEWSREQLTAIFDRLDEIADSVRDSLRTDLAQHN